One stretch of Aquimarina sp. Aq107 DNA includes these proteins:
- the uvrA gene encoding excinuclease ABC subunit UvrA: MIQDITTLDPKHNILIKGAKLHNLKNLDAAIPRNKLVVITGLSGSGKSSLAFDTLYAEGQRRYVESLSSYARQFLGRLNKPKVEYIKGIAPAIAIEQKVNSTNPRSTVGTTTEIYDYLKLLFARIGKTYSPISGNQVKKDTVTDVIEYVKECEEGEKLLLLAPIHVESGRTTEEKLKVLQQQGYARVKINDTVCRIEEAHITTKDTVHLVIDRIIKRDKEDFYNRLADAIASAFFEGKGTCYIESLKDNNSRQFSNKFELDGMTFLEPNVHLFSFNNPYGACPECEGYGDVIGIDEDLVIPNTSLSIYEGAVFPWKGDTMSWYKDQLVNSAYKFDFPIHKPYFELSSEHKELLWKGNKYFEGIDSFFIELEAKAYKIQNRVMLSRYRGKTKCATCKGKRLRAETNYVKVGDATLTDLVEKPLNELSDFFKNLELNEYDSQIGKRLLKEINSRLEFLDNVGLQYLTLNRKSNTLSGGESQRINLATSLGSSLVGSMYILDEPSIGLHPKDTEKLIKVLQSLRDLGNTVIVVEHDEDIMKAADVILDIGPEAGTFGGNLVANGTFDQILASDSLTAKYLNGDLEIEVPKERKTSKYYLEIIGARENNLKNVDVKIPLGVFTAITGVSGSGKSTLVKKIVYPSVLKQLGGYGEKAGQFTELKGNYSNIKHVEFVDQNPIGRSSRSNPVTYIKAYDDIRALFASQKLSKIRNYQSKHFSFNVDGGRCETCKGEGEVTIEMQFMADVHLECETCGGKRFKKDLLEVTFEDKNIDDILTMTIDSAIDFFSKHSQAKIIRKLQPLQDVGLGYVQLGQSSSTLSGGEAQRIKLASFLVKGNTKDKALFIFDEPTTGLHFHDIKKLLKSFNELIAKGHSILVIEHNLDLVKCADYVIDLGPEGGKNGGIIVAQGTPEEVSKNKKSYTGQYLKDKL; this comes from the coding sequence TTCTTCTTATGCAAGACAATTCTTAGGACGACTTAACAAACCCAAGGTCGAATATATAAAAGGTATAGCTCCGGCAATTGCTATAGAGCAAAAAGTAAATTCTACTAATCCTAGATCTACAGTAGGTACTACTACAGAAATTTACGATTATCTAAAATTACTTTTTGCCAGAATAGGAAAAACCTACTCTCCTATCTCAGGTAATCAAGTAAAAAAAGATACAGTAACTGATGTAATCGAATATGTAAAAGAATGTGAAGAAGGTGAGAAACTGCTTTTACTTGCTCCAATACACGTAGAGAGTGGAAGAACAACAGAAGAAAAACTTAAAGTATTACAACAACAGGGATATGCGCGTGTAAAGATTAATGATACTGTTTGCAGAATTGAAGAAGCTCATATCACAACAAAAGATACAGTTCATCTTGTTATAGATCGAATTATAAAAAGAGATAAAGAGGACTTCTATAATCGTTTGGCAGATGCAATAGCTTCAGCTTTCTTCGAAGGAAAAGGGACTTGTTACATTGAATCTCTAAAAGATAATAACTCCAGACAATTTAGTAATAAGTTTGAGTTGGATGGAATGACTTTTTTAGAGCCTAATGTTCATTTATTTAGTTTCAATAATCCGTATGGAGCATGTCCTGAATGCGAAGGATATGGAGATGTAATTGGTATTGATGAAGATCTAGTTATACCGAATACTTCTCTAAGCATATATGAAGGTGCCGTTTTTCCATGGAAAGGAGATACAATGAGTTGGTATAAAGATCAACTAGTTAACAGTGCATACAAATTCGATTTCCCAATACACAAACCATATTTCGAATTATCTTCAGAACATAAAGAATTACTTTGGAAAGGAAATAAATATTTTGAAGGTATCGATAGCTTTTTTATCGAACTAGAAGCAAAAGCTTACAAAATCCAAAATAGAGTAATGCTATCGCGCTATCGTGGTAAAACAAAATGTGCTACCTGTAAAGGAAAAAGATTACGTGCTGAAACAAACTATGTAAAAGTTGGTGATGCTACATTAACAGATCTTGTAGAAAAACCTTTAAATGAACTTTCTGATTTCTTTAAAAATCTAGAACTAAATGAGTATGACTCACAAATTGGCAAGCGATTACTAAAAGAGATAAATAGTAGATTAGAATTCTTAGACAACGTAGGATTACAATATCTAACGCTAAATCGTAAATCCAATACTTTATCTGGTGGAGAATCCCAAAGAATAAACTTAGCCACTTCTTTAGGAAGTAGTTTAGTAGGATCTATGTATATATTAGATGAGCCAAGTATTGGTTTACACCCCAAAGACACCGAAAAACTGATAAAAGTGCTTCAGTCTTTACGGGATTTAGGAAATACAGTTATTGTTGTTGAACATGATGAAGATATTATGAAAGCGGCAGATGTTATCCTAGATATAGGCCCCGAAGCAGGTACTTTTGGAGGTAATTTAGTTGCTAATGGTACTTTTGATCAAATTCTAGCTTCTGATTCGCTAACAGCTAAATATCTAAATGGAGATCTAGAAATAGAAGTTCCAAAAGAAAGAAAAACTTCTAAATATTATTTAGAAATTATTGGAGCAAGAGAGAATAATTTAAAGAATGTAGATGTAAAAATTCCGCTTGGAGTTTTTACTGCAATCACAGGAGTTTCGGGAAGTGGTAAAAGTACGTTAGTTAAAAAAATTGTATACCCATCTGTACTAAAACAATTAGGCGGATACGGAGAAAAAGCTGGGCAGTTTACAGAATTAAAAGGAAATTATAGTAATATAAAACATGTAGAATTTGTAGATCAAAACCCAATTGGTCGTTCCTCGAGATCTAATCCAGTGACCTATATTAAGGCATATGATGATATTAGAGCACTTTTTGCTAGTCAAAAACTTTCGAAAATTCGTAATTATCAATCTAAGCACTTTTCTTTTAATGTAGATGGCGGACGTTGCGAAACTTGCAAAGGCGAAGGAGAAGTTACCATTGAAATGCAGTTTATGGCCGATGTACATTTAGAATGTGAAACATGTGGAGGAAAACGATTTAAGAAAGATTTACTAGAAGTAACTTTTGAAGATAAAAATATTGATGATATCCTTACGATGACTATTGATAGTGCTATTGATTTTTTCTCAAAACACAGTCAGGCAAAAATCATAAGAAAGCTTCAACCTTTACAAGATGTTGGTTTAGGATATGTACAATTAGGCCAAAGCTCCTCTACCCTTTCTGGAGGAGAAGCACAACGAATAAAGCTTGCGTCATTTCTAGTAAAAGGGAATACAAAAGACAAAGCTTTGTTTATTTTTGATGAACCAACAACTGGGTTGCATTTTCACGATATCAAAAAATTATTAAAATCATTTAATGAGTTAATTGCAAAAGGGCACTCTATTTTAGTTATTGAGCATAACTTAGATTTGGTAAAATGCGCTGATTATGTGATTGATTTAGGTCCAGAAGGCGGAAAAAATGGAGGAATTATTGTTGCTCAAGGGACTCCGGAAGAAGTTAGTAAAAATAAAAAATCGTACACTGGTCAATATCTAAAAGACAAACTCTAA
- a CDS encoding peroxiredoxin-like family protein — MSLTEQLKARAVQSANKYPETIHKIMNNGISELIDSQLVNRSLKTGDKIPEIKLPNAADKNISIQELLVTKKVVLTFYRGGWCPYCNLELQALQAYQDQFDKLGATLVAISPETPDNSLNTSEKNNLSFEVLSDIDNKIANDFNLIFTLPKDLIEVYKGFGIDLIKSNGNEDHQLPIAATYVIDQDGTITYDFIKEDYKERADPEQIIKHLKTK, encoded by the coding sequence ATGTCACTTACAGAACAATTAAAAGCTCGTGCTGTTCAATCAGCCAATAAATATCCTGAAACTATTCATAAAATAATGAATAATGGTATATCAGAACTTATAGATAGTCAATTGGTAAATCGGTCTCTAAAAACTGGTGATAAAATACCCGAAATAAAACTACCAAATGCTGCGGACAAAAATATATCTATCCAAGAATTATTAGTTACCAAAAAAGTAGTATTAACTTTTTATCGAGGAGGTTGGTGTCCTTATTGTAATCTAGAATTACAAGCTTTACAAGCATATCAAGATCAATTTGATAAACTAGGAGCTACTTTGGTAGCAATTAGCCCAGAAACGCCTGATAACTCCCTTAATACTTCCGAAAAAAATAATTTAAGTTTTGAAGTTCTTTCTGATATTGATAACAAAATTGCAAATGACTTCAATTTAATATTTACGCTGCCTAAAGATTTAATAGAAGTTTATAAAGGATTTGGAATAGATTTAATTAAAAGTAATGGTAACGAAGATCATCAATTACCTATCGCTGCAACGTATGTTATTGATCAAGATGGAACTATCACTTATGATTTTATCAAAGAAGATTACAAAGAAAGAGCAGATCCTGAACAAATAATTAAACACCTTAAAACCAAATAA
- a CDS encoding amidohydrolase family protein, translating into MKFYKVSLLTISIVCIQTSVAQKMQFEDYDPPSTLVVPETIIKKAKFPFIDVHNHQFRMPTQDLSELVNEMDKLNMAVMVNLSGRGRGSDEHLKGALENVKTNAAKRFIVFTNIDLEGIDEPDWTKRTVARLEKDVVMGANGLKIYKSQGMDNMDNNGDRIKIDDPRIGPVWEKCGELGIPVLIHAADPKSFWDPHDNQNERWLELKLRSRRKRDAKVTGSWQTIIQEQHNIFKKHKNTKFINAHLGWYGNNLAKLAELMDEIPNMYSEIGAVIAELGRQPRNAKVFLTKYQDRIMFGKDSWNPEEYYTYFRVLESNDEYFPYYKRYHAFWKMYGLDLEDEVLKKLYYKNALKVIPNIDKSLFPK; encoded by the coding sequence ATGAAATTCTACAAAGTCTCGCTGTTAACGATTTCAATAGTTTGTATCCAAACGTCAGTTGCTCAAAAAATGCAATTCGAGGATTATGACCCACCTTCTACTCTTGTAGTTCCAGAAACTATAATAAAAAAAGCAAAATTTCCTTTTATCGATGTACATAATCATCAATTTAGAATGCCCACACAAGATTTAAGTGAATTAGTAAACGAAATGGATAAATTAAATATGGCGGTAATGGTTAATTTATCTGGTCGAGGAAGAGGATCTGATGAGCATCTAAAAGGAGCTCTAGAAAATGTAAAAACTAATGCTGCTAAACGTTTTATAGTATTTACCAATATTGATTTAGAAGGTATTGATGAACCCGATTGGACAAAAAGAACTGTTGCAAGACTAGAAAAGGATGTTGTCATGGGTGCCAATGGTTTAAAAATATACAAAAGCCAAGGAATGGATAATATGGATAATAATGGGGATAGAATCAAAATAGATGATCCTAGGATTGGACCAGTATGGGAAAAATGCGGCGAATTAGGAATTCCTGTTCTGATACACGCTGCAGATCCTAAATCATTCTGGGATCCACACGATAATCAAAATGAAAGGTGGCTGGAGCTAAAATTACGATCTAGAAGAAAGAGAGATGCTAAGGTAACAGGCTCTTGGCAAACCATTATACAAGAACAACACAATATTTTTAAAAAACATAAAAACACTAAATTTATCAATGCCCATTTAGGATGGTATGGAAACAACTTAGCCAAACTCGCAGAGTTAATGGATGAAATACCTAATATGTATTCCGAAATTGGAGCAGTAATCGCCGAACTTGGACGACAACCTCGTAATGCTAAAGTATTTTTAACTAAATACCAAGATAGAATTATGTTTGGTAAAGATTCTTGGAATCCTGAGGAATACTACACTTATTTTAGGGTTCTCGAATCTAACGATGAGTATTTTCCTTATTACAAAAGATATCATGCTTTCTGGAAAATGTATGGATTAGACCTTGAAGATGAAGTTCTGAAAAAACTATATTATAAAAATGCACTAAAAGTAATTCCTAATATTGATAAAAGTTTATTTCCAAAATAA
- a CDS encoding polysaccharide biosynthesis C-terminal domain-containing protein, whose protein sequence is MGIVVNQSIRNVIITCFGFGIGAINTLFLFTKFLDEEYYGLVSYLLSASNLIWPLMAFGAHNTMVKFYSSYFKKEEQNRFMSMMLILPLFVAIVIGTVGLVLYTSILDFFSEDNAVVQPYVWTIYVLAIALSYFEVFFAWAKVKLKSVFGNVLKELFVRVCSMILLILVAIGIINVKQFIYALVLVYIVRLVVMVTYALRLHNFKFSFSFPTNYISVLKYSLLILIAGSVATLLIDLDKTMIERYLPIEYVAKYGICAYIASVIIIPSRAMHQITYPLTAKLINEKNFDQLRVLYKKSSLNLFAISGLLFVLILCNVNELFELIPDEYELFIWVVVLIGGAKLFDNLLGNNNSILFNSDYYRLILYIGIGMAILAFILNWICIPIFGVSGAAIATFSAVFCYNLAKVLIVQVKFKMNPFSSKTLLIILFVSAFVIGFYFWDFKFHPIINISIKSVIIGVCYIALLYYFKISEDINTILKKIPRGA, encoded by the coding sequence GTGGGAATAGTAGTAAATCAATCAATTAGAAATGTAATCATTACCTGTTTTGGTTTTGGGATTGGTGCTATCAATACCCTCTTTTTGTTTACCAAATTTTTAGATGAAGAATATTATGGACTTGTGTCGTATTTACTTTCAGCTTCTAACTTAATCTGGCCATTAATGGCTTTTGGTGCTCATAATACCATGGTAAAATTTTATTCTTCATACTTTAAGAAGGAAGAGCAAAATCGATTTATGAGTATGATGCTTATTCTTCCTTTGTTTGTAGCAATTGTAATTGGGACTGTTGGCTTGGTTTTATATACTTCTATTCTTGATTTTTTTAGTGAAGATAATGCCGTTGTACAACCATATGTATGGACAATATATGTTTTAGCAATTGCTTTATCTTATTTTGAAGTATTTTTTGCTTGGGCAAAAGTAAAACTAAAGAGTGTTTTTGGTAATGTATTAAAAGAGTTGTTCGTGCGTGTTTGTTCAATGATTCTTTTAATTCTTGTAGCTATAGGTATCATTAATGTAAAACAATTCATTTATGCACTAGTGTTAGTTTATATTGTGCGATTGGTGGTTATGGTTACTTATGCTTTGAGATTGCATAACTTTAAATTTAGTTTCTCATTTCCCACTAATTATATTTCTGTTTTAAAATATTCTTTATTAATTCTAATAGCAGGTTCGGTTGCTACCTTATTAATCGATTTAGATAAAACGATGATAGAGCGTTATCTTCCTATTGAGTATGTTGCTAAATATGGTATTTGTGCTTACATAGCAAGTGTTATAATAATTCCTTCTCGAGCAATGCATCAAATCACGTATCCTTTGACAGCTAAGTTGATCAATGAAAAGAATTTTGATCAATTGCGAGTTTTATATAAGAAAAGTTCTTTAAATCTATTTGCAATCAGTGGTTTATTATTTGTGTTAATACTTTGTAATGTTAATGAACTTTTTGAACTGATTCCAGATGAATATGAATTATTTATCTGGGTAGTTGTATTAATTGGAGGCGCAAAGTTATTTGATAATTTATTGGGTAATAACAATTCCATATTATTTAATTCGGATTACTATCGATTGATTTTATATATAGGAATTGGAATGGCTATTTTGGCATTTATTCTTAATTGGATTTGTATTCCAATCTTTGGTGTATCAGGAGCTGCTATTGCCACTTTTAGCGCAGTGTTTTGTTATAATTTGGCAAAAGTATTGATTGTTCAGGTAAAATTTAAAATGAATCCATTTTCCTCAAAAACATTGTTGATCATACTATTTGTTTCAGCATTCGTAATAGGATTTTATTTTTGGGATTTTAAATTTCATCCGATAATAAATATTAGTATTAAGAGTGTAATTATCGGAGTTTGTTATATTGCTTTATTGTATTATTTTAAAATATCTGAAGATATTAATACTATACTAAAGAAAATCCCCCGAGGTGCTTAA
- a CDS encoding glycosyltransferase family 4 protein, which yields MKVLLITYYWPPAGGPGVQRWLKFVKYFRDFGIEPIVYVPKNPTYPLIDESLVNDIPKGIQVIEHSIFEPYRFAEIFSKNESKTISKGIIANDSKQSFVQRLLLYIRGNFFIPDARKFWVTPSVKFLSKFIEENNINTIITTGPPHSVHLIGKKLKSELNLTWVADFRDPWTTIGYHNKLKLTKRSINKHKELEKRVLSAVDHITVTSYTTREEFSEITNKPISVITNGYDTEEVVSEIKLDKEFTVSHIGSLLSGRNPEKLWNVLYDLTQENSEFAKVFRLQLVGAVSEDVLLSIKEAGLSPFLENKGYVSHKEAIEIQRRSQVLLLVEIDSEETKCIIPGKLFEYMVSRRPILAVGPKGADISKLIKETNSGHFFGYQEYNEMKKSILDYFVKFKNGKLQTETKGIEKYSRRELTKEMSLLLQNLNS from the coding sequence TTGAAGGTATTACTTATAACATATTATTGGCCACCTGCAGGAGGTCCTGGAGTGCAACGGTGGCTTAAATTTGTAAAGTATTTTAGGGATTTTGGAATTGAACCTATTGTTTATGTTCCAAAAAATCCGACCTATCCTTTAATTGATGAATCTCTAGTAAATGATATTCCGAAAGGAATACAGGTTATAGAACATTCGATTTTTGAACCTTATCGTTTTGCAGAAATTTTTTCTAAAAATGAATCAAAAACCATAAGTAAAGGAATTATTGCAAACGATAGTAAGCAATCTTTTGTTCAAAGACTTTTACTTTATATACGAGGAAACTTTTTTATACCAGATGCACGTAAATTTTGGGTAACACCATCGGTTAAATTTCTTTCTAAGTTTATTGAAGAGAATAATATTAATACAATTATAACTACAGGCCCTCCTCATAGTGTTCATTTGATAGGAAAGAAGCTTAAATCTGAACTAAATCTTACTTGGGTAGCAGATTTTAGAGATCCTTGGACAACGATTGGATATCATAATAAATTGAAATTAACTAAGCGATCCATAAATAAGCACAAAGAATTAGAAAAAAGAGTGTTAAGTGCTGTGGATCATATAACCGTAACCAGTTATACAACAAGAGAAGAATTTTCGGAAATTACGAATAAACCAATTTCTGTTATTACTAATGGATATGATACAGAAGAAGTAGTCTCTGAGATAAAATTAGATAAAGAATTTACAGTTTCTCATATTGGTTCATTATTATCTGGAAGAAATCCAGAAAAACTTTGGAATGTTCTATATGATCTTACTCAGGAGAATTCTGAGTTTGCAAAAGTTTTTAGATTGCAATTGGTAGGAGCTGTGAGTGAAGATGTGTTATTATCTATCAAAGAAGCTGGTTTGTCTCCTTTTTTGGAAAATAAAGGATATGTTTCGCATAAAGAAGCAATAGAAATACAAAGGAGATCTCAAGTTCTACTATTAGTAGAAATAGATAGTGAAGAGACAAAGTGTATTATACCGGGAAAATTATTTGAATATATGGTTTCTAGAAGACCCATTCTTGCAGTTGGACCAAAAGGAGCAGATATATCTAAGTTGATAAAAGAAACGAATTCTGGTCATTTTTTTGGTTATCAAGAGTATAATGAGATGAAAAAGAGTATACTTGACTATTTTGTTAAATTTAAGAACGGAAAACTGCAAACTGAAACTAAAGGTATTGAAAAATATAGTAGGAGAGAGCTTACTAAGGAAATGTCTTTGTTGCTTCAAAATTTGAATAGCTAA
- a CDS encoding YfhO family protein codes for MMAYLKRFIPHLLVIIGFIIASLAFFNPVLSGKMIFQNDIKLYEGMAKQQKDHRKKTGEETFWNNSAYGGMPTYQLGAKFPHDYMDKLDRLIRFLPRPADYLFLYLTSFYILLLVMRIPWKMAILGALAFGFSAYLIIIIGVGHNSKAHAIAYFPLVIAGILLVFQKRYIWGFMLTALAMGLEIQANHYQMTYYLGLLVFVIGVTYFVDAFKRKEIPHFLKSSVILIIAAILGLATNATTLLSTSEYAETSIRGKNLLADATTTSSEKNGLDYEYITEYSYGKLESLNLFIPKLMGLGRASDLGKDSAFYQKLIMLGESPENANYYANVTGLYWGAQPFVEAPPYLGITVVFLALLGLLLVKGRLRWWLLGGIILSLVLSWGKNLDFLTRFFVDYIPLYNKFRAVSSIQVILEFVVPIAAVFGLYQLFNQKTSFQERQKKFLISLGVFGGLCLIFWLFGGSLFSFKSPGDVQLAIEQPGIFDALKEDRITIMKSDSLRSLIFILLIGALLWFTLKKKLSENLMLVGVGILILVDLVGVDRRSVDNESFISKRTYKSYFQPTNVDKEILKDKSYYRVLDQARGFNNSHTNYFFNTVNGYSAVRPRKMEDVYFGHIAKGNLQVINMLNIKYVIQQNEKRQLDVQENPSTNGPAWFIENLKFVDDYKAEFEALNNIDTKNTAVIRNDFKEELAGYKPAKDSISTISISKTDPDHLAYNSYTEKPGFLVFSETYYKDGWNAYIDGKSETIYPVNYMLRGLKVPAGKHTIEFKFEPQVVKTGSTITLASSIIFGLLFLGALFFEYKKRKEIVSEDNS; via the coding sequence ATGATGGCTTATCTAAAAAGATTCATACCTCATTTACTTGTTATTATAGGTTTTATAATTGCTTCACTTGCATTTTTTAATCCTGTCCTTAGTGGAAAAATGATATTTCAGAATGATATTAAACTCTATGAGGGGATGGCGAAACAGCAAAAAGACCATCGTAAAAAGACAGGTGAAGAAACTTTTTGGAATAATTCAGCATATGGTGGGATGCCTACATATCAGTTAGGAGCTAAGTTTCCCCACGATTATATGGATAAGTTAGATCGTTTAATTCGATTTTTACCAAGACCAGCGGATTACTTATTTCTATATCTTACAAGTTTTTATATTTTATTATTGGTAATGAGAATTCCATGGAAAATGGCAATTCTTGGAGCATTGGCTTTTGGTTTTTCCGCATATCTCATTATAATAATTGGAGTAGGGCATAATTCTAAAGCCCACGCAATAGCTTATTTCCCATTGGTAATAGCAGGTATTCTGTTGGTTTTTCAAAAGCGATATATCTGGGGTTTTATGTTAACAGCCTTGGCTATGGGATTAGAAATCCAAGCAAATCATTATCAAATGACCTATTATTTAGGGCTACTAGTATTTGTAATTGGAGTAACCTACTTTGTAGATGCTTTTAAAAGAAAAGAAATACCACATTTTTTAAAGTCATCAGTAATATTAATTATTGCAGCTATTTTAGGTTTAGCAACTAATGCAACAACCTTGTTATCAACATCAGAATATGCGGAAACTAGTATACGAGGTAAAAATTTATTAGCGGATGCGACAACTACTTCTTCGGAAAAAAATGGTTTAGACTACGAGTATATTACTGAATATAGTTACGGTAAATTGGAATCATTAAATCTTTTTATCCCTAAGTTAATGGGATTAGGAAGAGCTTCTGATTTAGGTAAAGATTCGGCTTTTTATCAAAAATTGATTATGCTAGGTGAGTCCCCAGAAAATGCTAATTATTACGCTAATGTAACAGGATTGTATTGGGGAGCACAACCTTTTGTAGAAGCACCTCCATATCTAGGTATTACTGTGGTATTTCTAGCTTTGTTAGGATTATTATTGGTTAAAGGAAGATTAAGGTGGTGGTTACTTGGAGGAATTATTTTATCCCTAGTATTAAGTTGGGGTAAAAATTTAGATTTTCTAACTCGTTTTTTTGTAGACTATATTCCACTATATAATAAATTTAGAGCTGTTTCTAGTATTCAGGTTATTTTAGAATTTGTTGTTCCAATCGCGGCAGTATTTGGTTTGTATCAACTGTTTAATCAGAAAACGTCATTTCAAGAAAGACAAAAGAAGTTCTTAATATCTCTTGGTGTTTTTGGTGGATTATGTTTAATATTCTGGTTGTTTGGAGGAAGTTTATTTAGTTTTAAATCTCCAGGAGATGTTCAGTTAGCTATAGAACAACCGGGTATCTTTGATGCTTTAAAAGAAGACCGTATCACTATTATGAAAAGTGATAGTTTACGCTCTTTAATTTTTATTTTATTAATTGGTGCCTTACTTTGGTTTACACTTAAGAAAAAGCTGTCAGAAAATCTAATGTTAGTAGGAGTAGGGATTCTTATTCTCGTAGATTTGGTTGGAGTAGATCGCCGGAGTGTAGATAACGAATCTTTTATTTCTAAGCGCACATATAAATCTTATTTTCAACCTACTAATGTAGATAAGGAAATTTTAAAAGACAAATCATATTATAGAGTATTAGATCAAGCCAGAGGTTTTAATAATTCTCATACCAATTATTTCTTTAATACGGTAAATGGATATTCTGCGGTTCGACCTAGAAAAATGGAGGATGTTTATTTTGGACATATTGCAAAGGGGAATCTTCAGGTTATTAATATGTTGAATATAAAATATGTGATTCAACAGAATGAAAAAAGACAATTAGATGTACAAGAAAACCCTTCGACAAATGGACCGGCTTGGTTTATAGAAAATTTAAAGTTTGTAGATGATTATAAAGCAGAATTTGAAGCTTTGAATAATATTGACACCAAGAATACAGCGGTTATTAGAAATGATTTTAAAGAAGAATTAGCAGGTTATAAACCAGCAAAAGATAGTATTTCTACCATATCTATATCCAAAACAGATCCAGATCATTTAGCATATAATTCATATACTGAAAAACCTGGATTTCTTGTTTTTTCAGAAACTTATTACAAAGATGGATGGAATGCTTATATAGATGGAAAATCAGAAACTATTTATCCTGTAAACTATATGCTTAGAGGTCTAAAAGTTCCGGCCGGAAAACATACCATAGAGTTTAAGTTTGAACCTCAGGTTGTAAAAACAGGAAGTACTATTACTTTGGCAAGTTCTATTATCTTTGGGTTACTATTTTTAGGAGCATTATTTTTCGAATACAAAAAAAGAAAAGAAATAGTTTCTGAAGACAACTCGTAG
- a CDS encoding DUF4834 family protein, which produces MQVASLSGVLKVILILLLIYYGLKILTRLFGPLLLRYVTKKAGEKFQQQFQQYQQPQSSPNNDTTIDKKPKQKSGNKDVGEYIDFEEID; this is translated from the coding sequence ATGCAAGTTGCTTCTTTATCAGGGGTATTAAAGGTAATTCTCATTCTATTATTAATATATTATGGATTAAAGATACTAACGCGTTTATTTGGTCCTCTATTGCTTAGATATGTAACAAAGAAAGCTGGAGAAAAGTTTCAGCAGCAATTTCAGCAATACCAACAACCTCAATCTTCTCCGAATAATGATACTACTATAGATAAAAAGCCTAAACAAAAATCTGGTAATAAAGATGTAGGTGAGTACATCGATTTTGAGGAAATTGATTAA